A genomic window from Candidatus Denitrolinea symbiosum includes:
- a CDS encoding response regulator transcription factor has translation MPIQVLLVDDHKIVRQGVRAYLQTLSDIEVVAEADSGAAAVTAVERHQPNVVLMDLEMPGELDGIEATRQIRKLRSETQVIVVTSHHQDEFIFPAVRAGAISYLLKDVEPEELAEAIRKAAQGEATLDSRVASRIMKELQGLRKEEINPFTELSEREYEVLQLVAAGRSNAEIAEALVIGESTVKTHIGNLLKKLHLDDRTQAAVYAWQKGIVRRE, from the coding sequence ATGCCTATTCAAGTTCTGCTTGTGGATGACCATAAGATCGTGCGGCAGGGCGTGCGCGCCTATCTGCAAACGTTGAGCGACATCGAAGTTGTCGCCGAAGCCGATTCGGGCGCGGCGGCTGTGACGGCGGTCGAGCGGCATCAACCCAATGTCGTGCTAATGGATTTGGAAATGCCCGGCGAACTGGACGGCATCGAAGCGACGCGTCAGATCCGCAAACTGCGCTCAGAGACGCAAGTAATTGTAGTCACCTCTCATCATCAGGACGAATTTATCTTCCCTGCTGTGCGCGCGGGCGCGATTTCGTACCTGCTCAAAGATGTAGAACCCGAAGAACTGGCGGAAGCCATCCGCAAGGCGGCACAGGGCGAGGCGACGCTTGATTCGCGTGTCGCCTCACGCATCATGAAAGAGTTACAAGGACTGCGCAAGGAAGAGATCAATCCCTTCACCGAACTCTCCGAGCGCGAGTACGAGGTTTTGCAGTTGGTTGCGGCGGGGAGGTCCAACGCCGAGATCGCCGAAGCGCTGGTCATCGGCGAAAGCACGGTCAAAACGCACATCGGCAACCTGCTCAAAAAATTGCACCTCGACGACCGCACGCAAGCGGCGGTCTACGCCTGGCAGAAAGGCATTGTGCGGCGCGAGTGA
- a CDS encoding secondary thiamine-phosphate synthase enzyme: protein MKSYRKELWFNLPTRRGFVNITPDVEVAVRESGIKEGFVLVNAMHISASVFINDDESGLHHDYEKWLEKLAPHEPVSQYRHNDTGEDNADSHLKRQIMGREVVVAITDGKLDFGPWEQIFYGEFDGRRRKRVLVKIIGE from the coding sequence ATGAAATCGTATCGCAAAGAACTCTGGTTCAACCTCCCCACCCGACGCGGCTTCGTTAACATCACCCCCGACGTGGAAGTCGCCGTCCGCGAAAGCGGAATCAAGGAAGGCTTCGTTTTAGTGAACGCCATGCACATCTCCGCCTCTGTCTTCATCAACGACGACGAATCGGGTCTGCATCACGATTACGAGAAATGGCTGGAAAAACTTGCCCCGCACGAACCAGTCAGCCAATACCGCCACAACGACACAGGTGAAGACAACGCCGACTCGCACCTCAAACGCCAAATCATGGGACGCGAAGTCGTCGTCGCAATCACCGACGGCAAACTGGACTTCGGTCCGTGGGAACAGATCTTCTACGGCGAGTTCGACGGCAGGCGAAGAAAGCGCGTCCTCGTAAAAATTATTGGGGAATAA
- a CDS encoding glutathione ABC transporter ATP-binding protein: MISVRNLTVSYENSPALQNVSFDAPAGECLVVTGLSGCGKSTLARALIGLIPNAIPAKVEGEVTVAGLDALRSPTAEIARQVGAVFQNPRANLFHLRVDDEVAFGPRNLGLPGEEIAQRVDWALEAVGLSALRAHKPATLSGGQIQRVAIAAALAMRPRVMVLDEPTASLDVAGAQSVIATLEKLKREMGMTIVIIEHRLAEVRRIADRALVLREGQVAALGGFEQTLNDRSFLRAHGLRRPTMEALSDWASLLTPNGRQPAGVQPLLDLRSLSAGYNGHAIIQDVNLQIFPGEFVALVGDNGAGKSTLALAAAGLLKPLAGRALVRGSARYRPGLDVALLFQNPADQLFTNSVEEEVAFGPRNYKTFQPEIHEETLASADLTRLRQRRPFSLSVGQQQRAALAACIALRPALVILDEPTLGQDWRHLQQLMDFLVSLNRQGTAILLITHDYKLVHRYARRVVLLDKGRLVLDGKIDPALFNPSQSEETAHAAP; the protein is encoded by the coding sequence ATGATCTCCGTCCGCAACCTCACCGTCTCTTACGAAAATTCTCCCGCCCTGCAAAACGTCTCCTTCGACGCGCCGGCGGGAGAATGCCTGGTCGTCACCGGGCTTTCGGGCTGCGGCAAATCCACGCTGGCGCGGGCGTTGATCGGGCTCATTCCCAACGCCATCCCCGCCAAAGTGGAGGGCGAGGTAACGGTGGCCGGCCTGGACGCGCTGCGCAGCCCCACCGCCGAGATCGCGCGGCAGGTGGGGGCGGTCTTCCAAAATCCCCGCGCCAATCTTTTCCACCTGCGGGTGGATGACGAGGTCGCTTTCGGACCGCGCAACCTGGGGCTGCCGGGAGAGGAAATCGCCCAGCGCGTGGATTGGGCGCTGGAGGCGGTCGGCCTCTCCGCTTTGCGCGCCCACAAACCCGCCACCCTTTCGGGCGGGCAGATCCAGCGCGTGGCAATTGCCGCCGCCCTCGCCATGCGCCCCCGCGTGATGGTGTTGGACGAGCCGACCGCCTCGCTGGATGTGGCGGGCGCCCAAAGCGTCATCGCCACGCTGGAAAAACTCAAGCGCGAAATGGGCATGACCATCGTCATCATCGAACACCGCCTGGCTGAAGTGCGCCGCATTGCCGACCGGGCATTGGTGCTGCGCGAAGGACAGGTCGCCGCGCTCGGCGGCTTCGAGCAGACGCTCAACGACCGCAGTTTCCTGCGCGCCCACGGCTTGCGCCGCCCGACGATGGAGGCGCTCAGCGACTGGGCGAGCCTGCTCACGCCCAACGGACGCCAACCCGCCGGCGTTCAGCCGCTGCTGGACCTGAGATCCCTCAGCGCGGGCTACAACGGCCACGCCATCATTCAAGATGTCAACCTGCAAATTTTCCCCGGCGAATTTGTGGCGCTGGTGGGCGATAACGGCGCGGGCAAATCCACGCTGGCGCTGGCGGCGGCGGGCTTGTTGAAGCCGCTGGCAGGCAGAGCGCTTGTGCGCGGCAGCGCGCGTTACCGCCCAGGGCTGGATGTCGCCCTGCTCTTCCAAAACCCCGCCGACCAGTTATTCACCAACTCGGTTGAGGAGGAAGTTGCCTTCGGGCCGCGCAATTACAAAACCTTCCAGCCCGAAATCCACGAAGAGACTTTGGCAAGCGCCGACCTGACGCGCCTGCGCCAGCGCCGCCCGTTCTCATTGTCGGTTGGGCAGCAGCAGCGCGCCGCGCTCGCCGCCTGCATCGCGCTGCGCCCGGCGCTGGTCATCCTCGACGAACCCACCCTCGGGCAGGATTGGCGCCACCTGCAGCAACTGATGGATTTCCTCGTCAGCCTCAACCGGCAGGGGACGGCCATCCTGCTCATCACCCACGACTATAAACTGGTCCACCGTTACGCGCGCCGCGTCGTCCTGCTGGACAAGGGACGCCTCGTCCTCGACGGGAAAATTGACCCCGCCTTATTCAACCCCAGCCAGAGCGAGGAAACCGCCCATGCCGCACCCTGA
- a CDS encoding amino-terminal acetylation of F-pilin subunits TraX, producing the protein MKLNAFQLKVIALVLMFGEHFGTYLGSLLPERVPLYLTYTGRIVAPLFFFLAVESYFKTSNRRRYITRLFTWAVIMQVGNFVISRIVQAVYQPDPFFPIGQNIFLSIAVGVSMIAAFEWARAQTGSKKWLGLSLAIFLAFVSLLIESSYYGLTIFVVFYFFYHKKPTLYFAYAGLSIIFLLWGLNNLQYFWEFEYQWMMIAALPFIILYNGERGRYSLKYLFYVFYPLHIWILYIVKYAIGLN; encoded by the coding sequence ATGAAATTAAATGCCTTTCAATTGAAAGTAATTGCCCTTGTCTTAATGTTCGGAGAACACTTCGGAACTTATTTAGGCTCATTGCTACCCGAACGCGTTCCGCTTTACCTAACCTATACGGGACGTATTGTTGCTCCTCTTTTCTTCTTCCTCGCAGTGGAAAGTTACTTCAAAACCAGTAACCGCCGCCGCTATATCACCCGCCTGTTTACATGGGCGGTCATCATGCAGGTCGGCAATTTCGTCATCAGCCGCATCGTGCAAGCCGTTTACCAGCCTGACCCCTTCTTCCCAATCGGACAAAATATATTTTTATCCATCGCGGTCGGCGTAAGCATGATCGCCGCGTTTGAGTGGGCGCGCGCCCAAACTGGAAGCAAAAAATGGCTCGGTCTTTCTTTGGCAATATTTTTGGCGTTTGTAAGCCTACTTATCGAATCAAGTTATTACGGGCTAACGATATTTGTTGTGTTCTATTTCTTCTACCACAAGAAACCCACCCTGTATTTCGCCTATGCAGGTTTGAGCATTATCTTCCTGCTGTGGGGGTTGAACAACCTTCAATATTTTTGGGAATTCGAATATCAATGGATGATGATCGCCGCCCTGCCTTTCATCATACTTTACAATGGAGAACGCGGACGGTATAGTTTAAAATATCTATTCTATGTTTTTTATCCGCTGCATATTTGGATTTTGTACATTGTTAAATATGCTATTGGATTAAATTAA